From one Rhizobium lentis genomic stretch:
- a CDS encoding methyl-accepting chemotaxis protein — MRNVKISTRLYCLVAFTLAVLAATMVFFLNYSYSELEEERKAGLAQLDLTALGIFDKYYKMEQAGTMTRDQAQATAKDVIGAMRYGADGYFWINDMHPKMVMHPIKPALNGTDISQIKDPNGKFLFVEFVNKVKKDGKGFVDYYWPKPGAEEPVLKYSYVAGFEPWGWIVGTGVYGDDLAALYRQNVMWAAVACLIGALATIAIAFAIVRSVTSPIARLKTAMNGIAAEEASVEISGSEYRDEVGQMAKVLMVLRDSVDERSALRGREAERQRQIEEERRGNEASLRSASERQTHAMQALGVGLEKLAGGDLTVSIGDIGEDYAKLRSDFNAAVDALNGVIHAIAESSRVVNDSASDISEATGNLSKRTEQQAAALEETAAALDEITATVKTASERANEAREMVAETKASAGRSGDIVRNAVKAMGRIEESSSRINQIISVIDEIAFQTNLLALNAGVEAARAGEAGRGFAVVAQEVRELAQRSANAAKEIKALISSSASEVEGGVALVRSTGDALLEIEALVNQVNDHVASIATAAREQATGLNEINSSVNHMDQMTQQNAAMVEETTAASRTLADESTQLKTLLANFRLREAGRQAEARYTRAA; from the coding sequence ATGCGCAACGTCAAGATTTCCACTCGTCTTTACTGTCTCGTCGCCTTCACCCTTGCCGTGCTCGCGGCGACGATGGTCTTCTTTCTAAATTATTCCTACTCCGAGCTGGAGGAGGAACGGAAGGCGGGGCTGGCGCAGCTGGATTTGACGGCGCTCGGCATTTTCGACAAATATTACAAGATGGAGCAGGCGGGCACGATGACCCGCGACCAGGCGCAGGCGACCGCCAAGGACGTGATCGGCGCGATGCGCTACGGCGCTGACGGTTATTTCTGGATCAATGACATGCATCCCAAGATGGTGATGCATCCGATCAAGCCGGCGCTGAATGGAACCGACATCTCCCAGATAAAGGATCCGAACGGCAAGTTCCTCTTCGTCGAGTTCGTCAACAAGGTGAAAAAGGACGGCAAGGGCTTCGTCGATTATTACTGGCCGAAGCCGGGCGCTGAAGAGCCGGTGCTGAAATATTCGTATGTCGCCGGTTTCGAACCCTGGGGCTGGATCGTCGGCACCGGCGTTTATGGTGACGACCTTGCGGCCCTCTATCGCCAGAATGTGATGTGGGCCGCTGTGGCCTGCCTGATCGGCGCCCTCGCCACGATCGCGATCGCCTTTGCCATCGTGCGCAGCGTGACGTCGCCGATCGCCCGGCTGAAAACGGCGATGAATGGAATTGCCGCCGAAGAAGCATCGGTGGAGATCTCCGGCAGCGAGTATCGCGACGAGGTCGGCCAGATGGCCAAGGTGCTGATGGTGCTGCGCGATTCCGTCGACGAGCGCAGCGCTCTGCGCGGGCGTGAAGCCGAGAGGCAGCGGCAGATCGAGGAAGAGCGCCGCGGCAACGAGGCAAGCCTGCGCTCGGCTTCCGAACGGCAGACCCACGCGATGCAGGCGCTCGGCGTCGGCCTGGAGAAGCTCGCCGGCGGCGATCTGACGGTTTCGATCGGCGATATCGGCGAGGACTACGCCAAGCTTCGGAGCGACTTCAACGCCGCGGTCGATGCGCTGAACGGCGTCATCCATGCGATCGCCGAATCGAGCCGTGTCGTCAACGACAGCGCGTCCGACATCAGCGAAGCGACGGGCAACCTGTCAAAGCGCACGGAACAGCAGGCGGCCGCCCTCGAAGAAACGGCGGCAGCGCTCGACGAGATCACCGCGACGGTCAAAACGGCATCCGAGCGGGCCAACGAGGCGCGCGAGATGGTGGCCGAGACCAAGGCGAGCGCCGGGCGCTCCGGCGACATCGTCCGCAACGCCGTGAAGGCGATGGGCCGGATCGAGGAATCCTCGAGCCGCATCAACCAGATCATCTCCGTTATCGACGAGATCGCCTTCCAGACGAACCTTCTGGCGCTCAACGCCGGCGTCGAGGCGGCGCGGGCAGGCGAGGCGGGCCGCGGCTTTGCCGTCGTCGCCCAGGAAGTGCGCGAACTCGCGCAGCGTTCCGCCAATGCGGCCAAGGAGATCAAGGCGCTGATCAGCAGTTCGGCCTCGGAAGTCGAGGGCGGGGTTGCGCTGGTGCGCTCGACGGGCGACGCGCTGCTGGAGATCGAGGCGCTGGTCAACCAGGTCAACGATCACGTCGCCTCGATCGCGACGGCGGCGCGCGAGCAGGCGACGGGGCTGAACGAGATCAACAGCTCCGTCAACCATATGGATCAGATGACGCAGCAGAACGCGGCGATGGTCGAGGAGACGACGGCGGCAAGCCGCACGCTTGCCGACGAAAGCACGCAGTTGAAGACGCTGCTCGCGAATTTCCGCCTGCGCGAGGCAGGGCGGCAGGCCGAGGCCCGATACACACGGGCAGCGTGA
- a CDS encoding extensin family protein, which translates to MAFVSFPRRSLLPVLLSVALTTCSISDGLTPPANVDNGTRVSSILPARAPAARMAPAVRMAPVESQASYPVSSAPVGNSQGSVDYLDTPNLAGTGNATRSAPAARGNKLPMIDSDEAMAAGQQTENWGGTQNLAIPSGGVNMDDELGAEPVVGLAQEQQQQIAEGNASEPVVDGIGTDNPSQINQPMRQPAPRSMPQPAAQAEMSRTPAWSDGSPVLEPTRVPEEDEAEEVAMLRPNNPMMSQPVAPVDPSVMPASELACRRELKRMGVLFDEKPPISQGPACQVPYPVSLKGLSGNIGVKPAVTLNCQVTLAFAKWVKNELAPSARFRYWSGIKTIQPLGGYSCRRMNNSRQRYNPMSEHARGNAIDVGKFVLKNGHAIDVRKKGLFSLREGRLLKAVRTDSCRYFNTVLGPGSNPEHWNHFHFDLRSRKSGKAYCD; encoded by the coding sequence ATGGCGTTTGTTTCCTTTCCTCGGCGATCTCTTTTGCCCGTGCTGCTTTCGGTGGCGCTGACGACCTGTTCGATCAGCGACGGGCTCACGCCGCCGGCCAATGTCGACAACGGCACAAGGGTCAGTTCCATCTTGCCTGCGCGGGCGCCTGCCGCGCGTATGGCTCCTGCGGTGCGCATGGCGCCGGTGGAGAGCCAGGCCTCCTATCCCGTTTCCAGTGCGCCTGTCGGCAATTCGCAAGGCTCCGTCGATTATCTCGATACGCCGAACCTTGCCGGCACCGGCAATGCCACGCGGTCCGCGCCGGCGGCACGCGGAAATAAGCTGCCGATGATCGACAGCGACGAGGCGATGGCGGCAGGCCAGCAGACGGAGAACTGGGGCGGCACGCAGAACCTTGCGATCCCATCCGGCGGCGTCAACATGGATGACGAGCTCGGGGCCGAGCCGGTTGTCGGCCTGGCGCAGGAGCAACAGCAGCAGATCGCCGAGGGCAACGCCAGCGAACCGGTCGTCGACGGCATCGGCACCGATAATCCTTCTCAGATCAATCAGCCGATGCGCCAGCCGGCGCCGCGATCAATGCCGCAGCCGGCAGCACAGGCCGAGATGAGCCGGACCCCCGCCTGGAGCGATGGCAGTCCGGTCTTGGAGCCGACCCGGGTTCCCGAAGAGGACGAGGCCGAGGAAGTCGCGATGCTTCGCCCCAACAACCCGATGATGAGCCAGCCCGTTGCGCCGGTCGACCCGAGCGTCATGCCGGCCTCCGAGCTTGCCTGCCGGCGCGAGCTGAAGCGCATGGGCGTGCTCTTCGACGAGAAGCCGCCAATCTCACAAGGGCCCGCCTGCCAGGTTCCCTATCCAGTATCTCTGAAGGGGCTTTCCGGTAATATCGGGGTGAAGCCGGCCGTGACGCTGAACTGCCAGGTGACGCTTGCCTTCGCCAAATGGGTGAAGAACGAGCTGGCGCCGTCCGCCCGTTTTCGCTACTGGAGCGGCATCAAGACGATCCAGCCGCTCGGCGGCTATTCCTGCCGGCGCATGAATAACAGCCGGCAGCGGTATAATCCGATGTCGGAACATGCCCGCGGCAATGCAATCGACGTCGGCAAGTTCGTGCTGAAGAACGGCCACGCGATCGACGTGCGCAAAAAGGGTCTGTTCTCACTGCGCGAAGGCCGGCTCCTGAAGGCGGTGCGTACCGACAGCTGCCGCTATTTCAATACCGTGCTCGGGCCGGGCAGCAACCCGGAACACTGGAACCACTTCCACTTCGATCTGCGTTCCCGCAAGAGCGGCAAGGCATATTGCGACTAG
- a CDS encoding Ohr family peroxiredoxin, with protein sequence MTEKLLFTGKTHIAGGRDGYARSSDGTLDIKLPQPHPAAENLFGAAWSACYIGAIELAAAQRKIALPAGPEVDAEITLNADNGSFFLRARLNVSLSGIERDVAEELIEAAHGICPYSKATHGNIDVETRLV encoded by the coding sequence ATGACCGAGAAGCTTCTTTTCACTGGGAAGACCCACATCGCCGGCGGCCGCGACGGCTATGCGCGCAGCAGCGACGGCACGCTCGACATCAAGCTGCCGCAGCCGCATCCGGCGGCCGAGAACCTGTTCGGCGCCGCCTGGTCGGCTTGCTATATCGGCGCCATCGAACTTGCCGCCGCGCAACGGAAGATCGCGCTGCCAGCCGGTCCCGAGGTCGACGCCGAGATTACCCTCAACGCCGACAACGGCTCGTTCTTCCTGCGCGCGCGCCTCAATGTCAGCCTCTCTGGAATCGAACGAGACGTTGCTGAGGAACTGATCGAGGCGGCTCACGGCATCTGCCCTTATTCCAAAGCGACGCACGGCAATATCGACGTCGAAACCCGGCTTGTCTGA
- a CDS encoding CAP-Gly domain protein, protein MSYEFHVGQKVVCINDTFKHVSIDQLIRKGEIYTIRWVGEYTHYVDGTFIGVKLAEIHRGNDDGPEGYGAADMPYRATRFRPLVKDKIASLRKLLAPTPDVPAEPKEKIRKKEKV, encoded by the coding sequence ATGAGCTATGAATTCCATGTCGGCCAGAAGGTGGTCTGCATCAACGATACCTTCAAGCATGTCAGCATCGACCAGCTCATCCGCAAGGGCGAGATCTATACGATCCGCTGGGTGGGCGAATATACCCATTATGTCGACGGCACCTTCATCGGCGTCAAGCTCGCGGAGATCCACCGCGGCAATGATGACGGTCCGGAAGGTTACGGCGCAGCCGACATGCCCTATCGTGCGACGCGTTTCCGGCCGCTGGTGAAGGACAAGATCGCATCGCTGCGCAAGCTGCTCGCCCCGACACCCGATGTGCCGGCTGAGCCGAAAGAAAAGATCAGAAAGAAAGAGAAGGTCTGA
- a CDS encoding DUF1800 domain-containing protein, with protein sequence MSLSFPTMAAIRFGYGFRPGEAAPQSKDELIGQLSKGAAATPDFPLGGPDMRHRAILSLQAQLKQIRQDATTVTDDATRREMRKAVQRQAQQQFQHDVNLRLMQAVLSPYGFYERLSTFWTDHFSTSANKSLPMRLIVPLYEAEAIRPFISGRFGDLLRSATAHPAMLIYLDQADSLGPESAGGIKRNKGLNENLGRELLELHTLGAGSGYTQADVTAAAMVLTGLTIDRKEMDIAFRPNISEPGEHQVLGVSYGGRRRSREDYLDMLDDLAVHPKTAAHISRKLAVHFVSDQPNEGMVFDMAAAWKRTDGDLTAVYTAMLDHPAAWQNDGAKARQPFDFVVAGLRALNAGPVNGVVGSFLAANQQGTEEGDMAANTPGMAGAPVTTDPAGEARDKRLKAFRTARALGQGALRRMGQPTWLPPSPAGFEEGFSAWITGSQLAERLAWVRRAVTQFGRDEDPREFLKSTLADAARDETIRVVSQAPNKVSGLTLVLASPEFNRR encoded by the coding sequence ATGAGCCTTTCTTTCCCGACAATGGCGGCGATCCGGTTCGGTTATGGTTTCCGGCCGGGCGAGGCCGCGCCCCAAAGCAAGGATGAGCTGATCGGACAGCTGTCCAAAGGGGCGGCGGCAACGCCGGATTTTCCGCTCGGCGGCCCCGATATGCGCCACCGCGCGATCCTCAGCCTGCAGGCGCAGTTGAAGCAGATCCGGCAAGATGCCACGACGGTAACGGACGATGCGACGCGGCGCGAGATGCGCAAGGCGGTGCAGCGCCAGGCGCAGCAGCAGTTCCAGCACGATGTGAACCTGCGGCTGATGCAGGCGGTGCTGTCGCCGTATGGCTTTTACGAGCGGCTTTCGACCTTCTGGACCGACCATTTCTCCACCAGCGCCAATAAGAGCCTGCCGATGCGCCTCATCGTGCCGCTCTACGAGGCCGAGGCGATCCGGCCGTTCATTTCGGGCAGGTTCGGCGATCTTCTGCGCAGCGCCACCGCGCATCCAGCCATGCTGATTTACCTCGACCAGGCGGATTCGCTCGGGCCGGAATCGGCCGGCGGCATCAAGCGCAATAAGGGGCTCAACGAAAATCTCGGCCGTGAACTCCTGGAGCTGCACACGCTCGGCGCCGGCAGCGGCTATACCCAGGCGGATGTTACAGCCGCGGCCATGGTGCTGACGGGTCTGACCATCGACCGCAAGGAGATGGATATTGCTTTCCGGCCGAATATATCAGAGCCGGGCGAGCACCAGGTTCTCGGCGTGAGCTATGGCGGGCGCAGGCGCTCACGCGAGGATTACCTCGACATGCTCGACGACCTCGCCGTCCATCCGAAGACGGCGGCGCATATCAGCCGCAAGCTTGCGGTGCATTTCGTCTCCGACCAGCCCAACGAGGGGATGGTCTTCGATATGGCGGCCGCCTGGAAAAGGACGGATGGCGATCTCACCGCCGTCTACACCGCCATGCTCGACCACCCCGCCGCCTGGCAAAACGATGGCGCCAAGGCGCGCCAACCTTTCGATTTTGTCGTCGCCGGTCTGCGGGCGCTGAATGCGGGGCCGGTCAACGGCGTCGTCGGCAGCTTCCTGGCTGCCAATCAGCAGGGCACGGAAGAGGGCGACATGGCGGCGAATACGCCTGGCATGGCAGGAGCGCCGGTGACGACGGATCCCGCCGGCGAGGCAAGGGACAAACGGCTCAAGGCCTTCCGGACAGCGCGGGCGCTCGGGCAGGGGGCGCTGAGGCGCATGGGCCAGCCGACCTGGCTGCCGCCGAGTCCGGCCGGCTTCGAGGAAGGCTTTTCCGCGTGGATCACCGGCAGCCAGCTTGCCGAGCGCCTGGCCTGGGTAAGGCGGGCCGTGACGCAGTTCGGCCGCGACGAGGACCCCCGCGAGTTCCTGAAATCGACACTTGCCGATGCGGCGCGCGACGAGACGATTCGTGTGGTGTCGCAGGCGCCGAACAAGGTCAGCGGCCTGACGCTGGTGCTGGCGTCGCCGGAATTCAACCGCCGATAG
- a CDS encoding acyl-CoA thioesterase, with amino-acid sequence MTEAAKPRGELTLRTLAMPGDANPAGDIFGGWVMAQMDLASGIRAAERAKGRVVTAAVKEMAFELPVKIGDTLSVYTDVERVGRTSITLIVEAWAHRSRYAKMEKVTAGTFIMVALDEEGKPKQVPEE; translated from the coding sequence ATGACCGAAGCCGCCAAGCCCAGAGGCGAACTGACGCTGCGTACACTCGCCATGCCGGGCGATGCCAATCCGGCCGGCGATATCTTCGGCGGCTGGGTCATGGCGCAGATGGACCTTGCATCCGGCATCCGCGCCGCCGAGCGCGCCAAGGGCCGCGTCGTCACCGCCGCCGTCAAGGAAATGGCCTTCGAACTGCCGGTCAAGATCGGCGACACGCTGTCGGTCTATACCGATGTCGAGCGCGTCGGGCGCACCTCGATCACGCTGATCGTCGAAGCCTGGGCGCACCGTTCGCGCTACGCCAAGATGGAAAAGGTCACCGCCGGCACCTTCATCATGGTGGCGCTCGACGAAGAGGGAAAGCCGAAGCAAGTCCCCGAAGAGTGA
- a CDS encoding DUF1501 domain-containing protein: protein MNRILLSRRGFLTSACCLAAAPVFTPLTFAAMPGDNRFVTIVLRGAMDGLDLVQPYGDSGFAALRPTLALTPDKGLLDLDGHFGLNPAAAELMPLWKSRELAFVQAVSTPYRDQRSHFDGQDMLESGGEHVAEERTGWLNRALAVIPRSDARKAIDINTSTELILSGPNNVDVWASDSNLPPARDEMQFLARLYAGDPPFAEALAEATRADTASMMIEPDGQRGEKTADVAALAANMLKGDYRIASFSITGWDTHIGQAGQFKRPVQDLAQAINTLKTTLGPEIWAKTVVLAMTEFGRTVRQNGSGGTDHGTGGCAVLSGGAINGGRVLGRWPGVSDGQLLDDRDLMPTADVREVAAAMLYRQFDVGMDDLTGKIFPGLGFDKGSQFLKV, encoded by the coding sequence ATGAACCGGATCTTGCTTTCCCGCCGCGGCTTTCTGACCTCTGCCTGCTGTCTGGCCGCCGCTCCCGTCTTCACGCCGCTCACCTTCGCCGCGATGCCGGGCGATAACCGTTTCGTCACCATCGTACTGCGCGGCGCGATGGACGGGCTCGATCTGGTGCAGCCTTATGGCGATTCCGGTTTTGCGGCCCTCCGGCCGACGCTGGCGCTGACGCCCGATAAGGGGCTTCTCGATCTCGACGGGCACTTCGGCCTCAATCCCGCCGCCGCTGAACTGATGCCGCTTTGGAAGAGCCGAGAACTCGCCTTCGTCCAGGCGGTGTCGACGCCCTATCGCGACCAGCGCAGCCATTTCGACGGCCAGGACATGCTGGAATCCGGAGGCGAACATGTCGCGGAGGAAAGGACCGGCTGGCTGAACCGGGCGCTCGCCGTCATTCCACGCTCGGATGCCCGCAAGGCGATCGACATCAACACCTCGACGGAGCTGATCCTCTCGGGACCGAACAATGTCGACGTCTGGGCGTCGGATTCCAATCTGCCGCCGGCACGCGACGAGATGCAGTTCCTGGCGCGGCTCTATGCCGGCGATCCGCCTTTCGCCGAAGCACTTGCCGAGGCGACGCGCGCCGACACCGCCTCGATGATGATCGAGCCGGATGGCCAGCGTGGCGAAAAGACCGCCGATGTCGCAGCGCTTGCAGCTAATATGCTGAAGGGCGATTACCGTATCGCCAGTTTCTCGATCACCGGGTGGGATACGCATATCGGCCAGGCCGGCCAGTTCAAGCGGCCGGTACAGGATCTCGCGCAGGCGATCAACACGCTGAAGACGACGCTCGGCCCTGAGATCTGGGCAAAGACTGTGGTGCTTGCCATGACCGAATTCGGCCGCACCGTCCGCCAGAACGGCTCCGGCGGCACTGACCACGGCACCGGCGGCTGCGCGGTACTGTCAGGCGGCGCCATCAATGGCGGCCGCGTCCTCGGCCGCTGGCCGGGCGTCAGTGACGGCCAGCTGCTTGACGACCGGGACCTGATGCCGACGGCGGATGTGCGGGAGGTGGCGGCGGCGATGCTTTACCGGCAGTTCGACGTCGGTATGGATGATCTGACGGGGAAGATCTTTCCAGGGCTGGGGTTCGACAAGGGGTCGCAATTTTTGAAGGTGTGA